The following proteins come from a genomic window of Proteiniphilum propionicum:
- a CDS encoding polyprenyl synthetase family protein, whose product MSSKISVFEKKIGDAIDKVLMDDQPKSLFDPVRYILSMGGKRLRPLLTLMAVDLFGKDVDKAINPALAIEIFHNFSLLHDDLMDNADMRRGKPAVHKKWSANSAILSGDAMVIEAYKYIAKVPAEMLFEVLNLFSETAMEICKGQQYDMDFERRMDVSETEYIDMIRLKTAVLIGCALKIGAIIADASPRDADYLYQYGINMGLAFQLKDDLLDVYGDPLKFGKKTGGDILCNKKTYLLIKALKNSNERQRAELKKWILATDYNPDEKIRYVKNVYDELNLKSISENLIEKYYLVSLHYLSLVSVADDHKKELADLCETLMYREK is encoded by the coding sequence ATGAGTAGTAAAATTTCCGTTTTTGAAAAGAAAATAGGTGATGCCATAGATAAAGTTCTGATGGATGATCAACCGAAGTCATTGTTTGATCCGGTGAGATACATCCTTTCTATGGGAGGTAAGCGGCTTCGCCCTTTATTGACGTTAATGGCTGTAGACCTGTTCGGAAAAGATGTTGACAAAGCTATTAATCCGGCGTTAGCTATCGAAATTTTTCATAACTTCTCACTTCTGCACGATGATCTCATGGATAATGCAGATATGAGGCGTGGAAAACCGGCGGTACACAAAAAATGGAGTGCCAACAGTGCCATCCTTTCAGGTGATGCAATGGTGATTGAGGCATATAAATATATTGCAAAAGTACCTGCAGAGATGCTTTTTGAAGTGTTAAATCTGTTTTCCGAGACCGCTATGGAGATATGCAAAGGGCAGCAATATGATATGGATTTTGAAAGGCGTATGGATGTCTCTGAAACAGAATACATTGATATGATTCGTTTAAAAACTGCTGTTCTCATAGGTTGTGCTTTAAAGATCGGTGCAATTATTGCAGATGCCTCTCCACGCGATGCCGATTATCTTTACCAGTATGGTATAAATATGGGGCTTGCTTTTCAGTTAAAAGATGATCTTCTTGACGTTTATGGCGATCCGTTGAAATTCGGGAAAAAAACAGGTGGTGACATATTGTGTAACAAGAAGACCTACTTATTGATTAAAGCGTTAAAAAATTCAAACGAAAGACAAAGGGCAGAACTTAAAAAATGGATCTTAGCAACCGATTATAATCCTGATGAGAAAATCAGATATGTTAAAAATGTGTATGATGAATTAAATTTAAAATCAATTTCTGAGAATCTCATTGAAAAGTATTACCTTGTATCGCTTCATTATCTTTCATTAGTCAGTGTTGCGGATGATCACAAAAAAGAGTTGGCTGACTTGTGCGAAACCCTTATGTACAGAGAGAAGTGA
- the pepT gene encoding peptidase T has product MNIADRFIKYARIDTQSDEENMQTPSTRKQFNLAKEVEKEALEMGLTDVSLDNNCYLMATLPTNTKKKVPVIGFIAHFDTSPDMSGENVNPRIVKAYDGKDIVLNKEQSVVLSPSDFPELLRHVGEDIIVTDGNTLLGADDKAGIAEIMNAMQYLTDHPEIEHGKIRIGFTPDEEIGRGADKFDVEKFGAEWAYTMDGSEVGELEYENFNAASAKIVIHGRNVHPGYAKNKMINALNIANKLINLLPHNERPESTEGYEGFFHLISLTGTVEDAKMSFIIRDHDRKKFEERKSLMINAVEMLNQIYDGRITIEMKDQYYNMREKIEPVKHVIDYAYRAMEEVGVKPNIKPIRGGTDGARLSFMGLPCPNIFAGGMNFHGKYEFLPIPSMEKASEVIVKIAELVAKDY; this is encoded by the coding sequence ATGAATATCGCTGACCGGTTTATTAAATACGCACGTATCGATACTCAATCGGATGAGGAAAACATGCAAACTCCGAGTACCAGGAAACAGTTCAATCTGGCAAAGGAGGTAGAAAAGGAAGCATTGGAGATGGGATTGACAGATGTAAGCCTCGATAATAACTGTTACCTGATGGCTACATTACCGACTAATACAAAGAAAAAGGTCCCTGTTATAGGATTTATTGCACATTTTGATACAAGCCCTGATATGAGCGGTGAAAATGTGAATCCGCGCATCGTAAAAGCATATGATGGAAAAGATATTGTGTTAAATAAGGAACAATCTGTGGTTTTATCACCGTCTGACTTTCCTGAATTATTGCGTCATGTGGGTGAAGATATTATTGTAACAGATGGGAATACACTTTTGGGAGCTGATGATAAAGCCGGTATAGCCGAAATTATGAACGCTATGCAATACCTTACTGATCATCCCGAGATTGAACATGGAAAAATACGTATAGGTTTTACTCCTGACGAAGAGATCGGTAGAGGGGCAGACAAGTTTGATGTTGAAAAATTCGGTGCCGAATGGGCTTATACAATGGACGGAAGTGAAGTGGGGGAGCTGGAATATGAAAATTTTAATGCAGCCTCGGCTAAGATAGTTATACATGGTAGAAACGTTCATCCAGGTTATGCGAAAAACAAAATGATTAACGCACTTAACATAGCCAACAAGTTGATTAATCTGCTCCCGCATAACGAACGTCCTGAGTCGACAGAAGGATATGAAGGATTTTTCCATCTTATTTCTTTGACCGGGACAGTGGAAGATGCCAAAATGTCGTTTATTATTCGTGACCATGACAGGAAAAAATTTGAGGAACGCAAGTCGCTGATGATAAATGCTGTTGAGATGTTGAACCAGATATATGATGGACGCATCACAATAGAGATGAAAGATCAGTACTATAATATGCGTGAAAAAATTGAACCTGTAAAACATGTCATAGATTACGCTTACAGAGCCATGGAAGAGGTGGGTGTAAAGCCAAATATAAAACCAATTCGTGGTGGGACTGATGGAGCACGTTTGTCGTTCATGGGTTTACCCTGTCCTAATATTTTTGCTGGAGGAATGAATTTCCATGGGAAATATGAATTCCTTCCAATTCCTTCAATGGAGAAAGCCTCAGAAGTGATTGTAAAAATTGCAGAACTTGTAGCAAAAGATTATTAA
- a CDS encoding MotA/TolQ/ExbB proton channel family protein, whose product MKKLFAILAIFGIMSVGLSSVLFAQEATPEEQTQTEQVAATPVETTQAAVQETSTGGLHQALKVKFIEGGAGFMSTIAICMILGLAFCLERIIYLSLADVDPDAFLNKVGGALDRGDVEAAKVIARGTRGPVASIIYQGLLRLDQGADAVERSIVSYGGVQSGLLERNLSWITLFIAIAPSLGFLGTVVGMVMAFDDIQRAGDMSPTIVAGGMKVALITTVGGLIVAIILQIIYNYILTKMEGILNKMEDASITFLDQVIKYNIKYKNL is encoded by the coding sequence ATGAAAAAGTTATTTGCAATTTTAGCAATCTTCGGAATTATGTCTGTTGGATTGTCATCGGTTCTTTTCGCTCAAGAAGCTACTCCGGAAGAACAAACACAAACAGAACAAGTTGCCGCTACTCCTGTCGAAACCACACAGGCTGCTGTTCAGGAAACTTCAACCGGAGGATTACACCAGGCATTAAAGGTTAAATTTATTGAAGGTGGTGCCGGATTTATGAGTACCATTGCAATCTGTATGATCCTGGGCCTGGCTTTCTGTCTTGAAAGAATTATATACCTGAGCTTGGCCGATGTTGATCCGGATGCTTTCCTGAATAAAGTAGGAGGTGCATTGGACAGAGGTGACGTTGAAGCTGCAAAAGTTATTGCACGCGGAACAAGAGGCCCTGTTGCATCCATCATCTATCAGGGACTTCTCCGCCTCGATCAGGGAGCAGATGCAGTAGAGCGCTCCATTGTTTCCTATGGCGGTGTGCAGTCAGGATTACTGGAGAGAAACCTTTCATGGATCACCCTCTTCATCGCTATTGCCCCTTCACTCGGATTCCTTGGAACCGTAGTAGGTATGGTTATGGCATTCGATGATATTCAGAGAGCAGGCGATATGAGCCCTACTATTGTGGCCGGTGGTATGAAAGTGGCTTTGATCACGACTGTAGGGGGTCTTATCGTGGCTATTATCCTTCAAATTATTTACAACTACATTCTTACAAAGATGGAAGGTATCCTTAACAAAATGGAAGACGCCTCTATCACTTTCCTTGATCAGGTAATTAAATATAACATTAAATACAAAAACTTGTAA
- the hpt gene encoding hypoxanthine phosphoribosyltransferase: MNKVITIKDKQFELFIEQEVIEHEIRRVARRMNSELEGKNPIFLAVLNGAFMFAAELMKEVSIPSEITFVRLASYHGTTNTGCIQEVLGLNESIKGRCVVIVEDIVDSGNTMVALVEELKKHQPGEVKIATLLFKPAALRNKLDIDYVALEIPGDFIVGYGLDYDGYGRNLKNIYKVK; the protein is encoded by the coding sequence GTGAATAAAGTGATCACCATTAAAGACAAACAGTTTGAGCTGTTTATTGAACAAGAGGTAATAGAACATGAGATAAGGCGTGTTGCCAGGCGTATGAATTCTGAGCTTGAAGGCAAGAATCCTATTTTCCTAGCGGTATTAAACGGCGCTTTTATGTTTGCCGCTGAACTGATGAAAGAGGTTTCGATTCCAAGTGAGATTACATTTGTGCGCCTCGCCTCTTATCATGGAACCACTAATACCGGCTGCATACAGGAAGTCCTGGGGCTTAATGAAAGCATAAAGGGTAGATGTGTGGTGATTGTTGAAGATATTGTGGACAGTGGCAATACAATGGTTGCTCTTGTTGAAGAGTTGAAAAAACACCAGCCCGGGGAGGTGAAAATAGCCACTTTGCTGTTTAAGCCTGCCGCGTTAAGGAATAAATTGGATATCGATTATGTAGCACTTGAAATACCCGGTGATTTTATTGTAGGATATGGTTTGGATTATGATGGATACGGCAGGAACCTGAAAAATATTTATAAAGTGAAATAG
- a CDS encoding sialidase family protein translates to MKKFTFLALSILYACFFAQGADTVHVKQTKIPVLIDRSDNVLFYIRIDAEKSKVLNEIMLLFSDQVNMDEISSIKLYYGGTEAAQRKGQTIYSPVQYISSLAPGKTKEANSSYSVKLVEIPSPRNEVTLSTNCSLFPGINYFWISLEMKPGTSLLSKIDVEMSSVKLDMKSAPLCFATGSTLHRMGIGVRHAGDDGAAAYRIPGLVTTGKGTLLGVYDVRYNSSVDLQEYVDVGLSRSIDNGQTWEEMRLPLSFGEYGGLPKAQNGVGDPSILVDEKTGNIWVVALWTHGMGNGRAWVNSMNGNGKESTGQLVMTKSTDDGKTWSDPVNITEQVKDHSWNLLLQGPGRGITMMDGTLVFPIQFIDSTRIPNAGIMFSKDRGETWKIHNPARSNTTEAQVAEVEPGVLMLNMRDNRGGSRAVSITKDLGETWFEHPSSRSVLQEPVCMASLINVRAKDNVLGRDILLFSNPNSSQLRKDITIKASLDGGLTFPEEYQVLLDEDFGWGYSCLTMIDDETVGILYESSVAHMTFQAVKLTDIVREKK, encoded by the coding sequence ATGAAGAAATTTACATTCCTGGCCCTGTCTATTTTATATGCCTGCTTTTTTGCACAGGGAGCCGATACTGTTCATGTTAAACAGACAAAAATACCGGTTCTGATTGACAGATCGGATAATGTTTTGTTTTATATCCGTATTGATGCTGAGAAATCGAAGGTGCTGAATGAGATAATGCTGCTTTTTTCAGATCAGGTTAATATGGATGAGATAAGTAGTATAAAACTATATTATGGCGGCACTGAAGCTGCACAGCGCAAAGGACAGACAATCTATTCGCCGGTGCAGTACATTTCAAGCTTAGCACCCGGGAAAACAAAAGAGGCCAATAGTTCCTATTCGGTAAAATTGGTTGAAATACCTTCGCCACGGAATGAAGTAACACTTTCTACAAACTGCTCGCTATTTCCCGGAATCAACTACTTCTGGATAAGCCTGGAGATGAAACCGGGTACTTCTCTTTTGTCGAAGATAGATGTAGAAATGTCTTCTGTAAAACTTGATATGAAAAGTGCTCCGCTATGTTTCGCCACTGGAAGTACATTACACAGAATGGGAATAGGTGTGCGCCATGCCGGGGATGATGGTGCAGCTGCTTACAGGATTCCGGGACTTGTTACAACCGGGAAAGGCACTCTGCTGGGAGTATATGATGTACGTTATAACAGTAGCGTGGATTTACAGGAATATGTTGATGTGGGTTTGAGTAGAAGCATTGATAATGGTCAGACATGGGAAGAGATGAGACTTCCTCTCAGCTTTGGAGAGTATGGGGGACTGCCTAAAGCTCAAAATGGAGTGGGGGACCCGTCCATACTTGTAGATGAGAAGACAGGAAACATATGGGTTGTGGCGCTTTGGACACATGGTATGGGAAATGGCCGCGCATGGGTAAACTCAATGAACGGTAACGGAAAGGAGTCGACTGGCCAGCTGGTGATGACAAAAAGTACCGATGACGGAAAAACATGGTCCGATCCGGTTAATATCACGGAACAGGTGAAAGATCACTCTTGGAACCTATTGCTGCAGGGTCCGGGAAGAGGTATTACTATGATGGACGGCACGCTGGTGTTCCCTATACAGTTCATAGATTCTACCAGGATTCCCAATGCAGGCATCATGTTCAGCAAAGACCGAGGTGAAACATGGAAGATTCATAATCCGGCACGTTCCAACACAACCGAAGCACAGGTTGCTGAAGTGGAACCGGGGGTGCTAATGCTTAATATGCGCGACAACAGAGGGGGGAGCCGTGCAGTTTCAATTACTAAAGATCTTGGCGAAACATGGTTTGAACATCCCTCTTCAAGATCTGTTCTTCAGGAACCAGTATGTATGGCAAGCTTGATTAATGTAAGGGCTAAAGATAATGTTTTGGGAAGAGATATTCTACTTTTTTCAAATCCTAACTCTTCACAGCTTCGCAAAGATATAACAATTAAAGCTAGCCTGGACGGCGGATTGACTTTTCCTGAGGAGTATCAGGTATTGCTTGATGAAGATTTTGGCTGGGGTTATTCATGCCTGACAATGATAGATGATGAGACTGTAGGGATCCTGTATGAAAGCAGTGTCGCACATATGACGTTTCAGGCTGTGAAACTGACAGATATTGTCAGGGAGAAGAAATGA
- a CDS encoding ExbD/TolR family protein, giving the protein MPKSSRKVPSLNANSMADITFLLLTFFILVSSMDTDSGLARRLPAPPQSEEQTSVDVQRRNLLVVLVNAQNETMVQNQLTREWYSNERELRGEQGGKVALKDMVKEFVLNTSNSPSLPELSEEDFGAPIGTVPVTSAHVISIQNDATTSYKAYIAVQNEVVRAYNELREEGARKYFNISYDELTEEQKDQINKLYPQRISEAEPKNYGEGK; this is encoded by the coding sequence ATGCCAAAATCAAGTAGAAAAGTTCCGTCACTCAACGCAAATTCAATGGCTGACATTACCTTTTTGCTGCTGACTTTTTTCATACTTGTTTCTAGTATGGATACGGATTCCGGTTTGGCTCGTCGCCTCCCGGCACCTCCACAGTCAGAAGAGCAAACATCGGTAGACGTACAGCGCAGGAATCTGCTGGTAGTACTGGTAAATGCCCAGAACGAAACGATGGTTCAGAACCAGCTTACCAGAGAGTGGTATTCCAATGAAAGAGAGTTGCGTGGAGAACAAGGTGGAAAAGTGGCTTTAAAAGATATGGTGAAAGAGTTCGTACTTAATACTTCAAATAGTCCGTCACTTCCGGAATTATCCGAAGAGGACTTCGGAGCGCCAATAGGTACGGTGCCTGTTACCTCTGCCCATGTGATCTCTATACAAAATGATGCTACTACCAGCTATAAGGCTTATATTGCAGTGCAGAATGAGGTGGTAAGAGCATATAATGAGTTGAGGGAAGAGGGAGCAAGGAAATATTTCAACATCTCTTATGATGAGCTGACGGAAGAACAAAAAGATCAAATTAACAAGCTCTATCCTCAACGTATTTCTGAGGCTGAGCCTAAAAACTATGGGGAGGGAAAATAA
- a CDS encoding TatD family hydrolase translates to MSLIDTHAHLFAEEFEHDIAEVISRAKERGVRKVLLPNIDETSIDSLKRTTEHYPGFFYPMIGLHPTSVTRDWKKQLYAIYQEYSNGSYIAAGEIGIDLYWDTTFRKEQIEAFEEQLKWCTEKNVPASIHFRNATEEVIKSIKRVGAKSLRGVFHSFGGNLDELEEIMKLKNFWVGINGVVTFKNSGLSETLKLCPIDKILLETDSPYLAPVPYRGKRNEPSYLPFIVKKLSEVWKETEENIIEVTSSSAKELFNITV, encoded by the coding sequence ATGAGCCTAATAGATACTCACGCTCATCTGTTTGCTGAGGAATTTGAACACGATATTGCAGAAGTAATTTCTCGTGCCAAAGAGAGGGGAGTAAGGAAGGTATTACTGCCCAATATTGATGAAACATCGATTGACAGCCTTAAAAGAACAACTGAACACTATCCCGGTTTTTTTTATCCTATGATTGGGCTTCATCCTACAAGTGTAACCCGAGATTGGAAAAAGCAGCTTTATGCTATTTATCAAGAATATAGTAACGGCTCTTATATCGCTGCCGGCGAAATAGGAATAGACCTCTACTGGGATACAACGTTTCGGAAAGAGCAAATAGAAGCTTTTGAAGAGCAGTTGAAATGGTGCACCGAAAAAAATGTACCGGCATCAATACATTTTAGGAATGCCACAGAAGAAGTTATAAAAAGTATTAAAAGAGTAGGCGCAAAATCGTTGCGAGGTGTATTTCACAGCTTTGGGGGGAACTTGGATGAGCTGGAAGAGATAATGAAATTGAAAAATTTTTGGGTGGGAATAAACGGAGTTGTTACGTTTAAAAACTCAGGACTCTCAGAAACACTGAAATTATGTCCGATAGACAAGATACTGCTTGAAACAGATTCACCATATCTTGCTCCCGTGCCATACAGGGGTAAGAGGAATGAGCCCTCATATTTGCCTTTTATAGTGAAAAAGCTGTCAGAAGTATGGAAGGAGACGGAAGAAAACATAATAGAGGTAACAAGTAGTAGCGCTAAGGAGCTTTTTAATATTACAGTTTAG
- a CDS encoding ExbD/TolR family protein has protein sequence MGKFNKSGKREMPELNSSSMPDIIFAILFFFMVTTTMRSEEVMVRIKLPTASEVQKLEKKSLVTYINIGPPQDVRLGTGTQMQLNDRFAQVADIQNYIAQEKASMNEADQPLMTVSIKADEDTRMQYITDVKQALRQAYALKISYSARKGEN, from the coding sequence ATGGGAAAATTTAATAAATCAGGTAAAAGAGAAATGCCTGAGTTGAATTCATCGTCTATGCCCGACATTATTTTCGCTATTCTGTTCTTCTTTATGGTTACTACTACCATGCGTAGTGAAGAAGTGATGGTAAGAATAAAACTTCCTACAGCCTCTGAAGTACAGAAGCTTGAAAAGAAGTCGCTGGTGACTTATATCAATATCGGCCCACCACAGGATGTGAGATTGGGAACAGGTACTCAAATGCAGTTGAACGACAGGTTTGCACAGGTGGCAGATATACAGAATTATATTGCCCAGGAAAAGGCTAGTATGAATGAGGCCGACCAACCTTTAATGACTGTCTCAATTAAGGCTGATGAAGATACGCGCATGCAGTATATTACCGATGTAAAACAGGCATTGCGTCAGGCGTATGCATTAAAGATCAGTTATTCAGCCCGAAAGGGAGAGAACTGA
- a CDS encoding energy transducer TonB, which produces MDKDEVKKSPKANLEVHKNTFILMGLVLGISVLFFAFEWSTETKKLDETVIVQDILAEEEIEVTRREPTPPPPPPPPEPETPEIIEVVEQKVETKFDIQVEDNQAQRQVQTYVPPPPPKPKQEEVTEEIFVVVENQPEFPGGNAAMMKFLSDNIKYPVIAQENGIQGRVICNFVVERDGSITDVQVVRGVDPSLDREAVRVIQSMPRWTPGKQRGQAVRVRFTLPVVFRLQN; this is translated from the coding sequence ATGGACAAAGATGAAGTAAAAAAATCGCCAAAAGCGAATTTGGAAGTGCATAAAAACACTTTCATCCTTATGGGGTTAGTGCTTGGTATATCTGTCCTCTTCTTCGCTTTTGAATGGTCGACTGAAACCAAAAAACTTGACGAGACTGTCATCGTTCAGGATATTTTGGCTGAAGAAGAGATCGAGGTTACGCGTAGGGAACCTACTCCTCCGCCACCTCCACCACCACCTGAACCGGAAACACCCGAGATCATTGAGGTGGTAGAACAAAAGGTGGAAACAAAATTTGATATCCAGGTTGAGGATAATCAGGCTCAAAGACAGGTTCAGACCTATGTACCGCCACCACCACCAAAACCAAAGCAGGAAGAGGTGACTGAAGAGATTTTCGTGGTTGTTGAAAATCAACCGGAGTTCCCGGGAGGTAACGCTGCAATGATGAAATTCTTAAGTGACAATATCAAATATCCTGTAATTGCACAGGAAAACGGTATTCAGGGAAGAGTTATCTGTAACTTTGTGGTAGAGAGAGATGGAAGTATTACTGACGTGCAGGTAGTGAGAGGCGTAGACCCATCACTTGACAGAGAGGCCGTTCGCGTTATCCAGTCTATGCCAAGATGGACACCGGGTAAGCAACGTGGACAAGCTGTGCGCGTACGATTTACACTTCCGGTGGTATTCCGTTTACAGAACTAA
- a CDS encoding anaerobic sulfatase-maturation protein, with product MPTYAPFARPMYVMLKPVGSKCNLDCNYCYYLEKAILYGNKNQVMSEELLEKFIEQYLDSQTMPQVMFTWHGGETLMRPVSFYKKALELQKKYARGRHIDNSIQTNGTLLNDEWCTFFKENNFLVGISIDGPQEFHDEYRRDKMGRPSFHRVMKGIELLNKHGVEFNCMAVVNDYNADYPLDFYRFFKDTGCRFVQFTPIVERLHKNSSPLKLATAKDTDSEVELAPFSVTARQWGNFLCAIFDEWVKQDVGEMFIQIFDSTLANWVGEQPGVCTMAKTCGHAGVIEFNGDVYSCDHFVFPEYRLGNIYSKPLTAMMYSQEQLEFGNNKFDKLPQQCRECDVLFACYGECPKNRFVKDRYGNDGLNYLCEGYYQFYHHVMPYMDFMKRELMAKRAPANVMEWVKSGNP from the coding sequence ATGCCAACATATGCCCCATTTGCCAGGCCAATGTATGTAATGTTAAAGCCGGTAGGCTCGAAATGCAATCTCGATTGCAATTACTGTTACTATCTGGAGAAGGCAATTCTATATGGAAATAAGAATCAGGTGATGAGTGAAGAGCTCCTTGAAAAATTCATAGAGCAATACCTCGACTCCCAGACCATGCCACAGGTTATGTTCACCTGGCACGGAGGTGAAACGCTAATGCGTCCGGTCTCTTTCTATAAAAAAGCTTTGGAACTACAGAAGAAGTATGCCCGGGGGAGACATATAGATAACTCAATACAGACAAACGGCACCCTTCTCAACGATGAGTGGTGTACTTTCTTCAAGGAAAATAATTTTCTTGTGGGTATTTCAATCGATGGGCCACAAGAGTTTCACGATGAATATCGCCGTGACAAGATGGGCAGGCCATCTTTTCACCGTGTAATGAAGGGTATTGAACTACTGAATAAACACGGTGTAGAATTCAATTGTATGGCAGTAGTGAATGATTACAATGCAGATTATCCTCTCGATTTCTACCGTTTTTTCAAAGATACAGGTTGCCGTTTCGTACAGTTTACCCCCATTGTTGAACGTCTGCACAAGAACAGTTCACCCCTGAAACTAGCTACTGCAAAAGATACTGATAGTGAAGTAGAGCTGGCGCCCTTTTCAGTGACAGCCAGGCAATGGGGAAACTTCCTATGTGCAATATTCGATGAATGGGTTAAGCAGGATGTAGGAGAAATGTTCATACAGATATTTGACTCAACGCTGGCCAACTGGGTTGGTGAACAACCAGGTGTTTGCACTATGGCAAAAACGTGTGGCCATGCCGGGGTAATAGAGTTTAACGGCGATGTTTACTCGTGTGACCATTTTGTATTTCCCGAATACCGCCTTGGAAACATCTACTCCAAACCTCTTACAGCAATGATGTATTCACAGGAACAGCTTGAATTCGGTAACAATAAATTTGATAAACTGCCTCAGCAATGCCGAGAATGTGATGTTCTGTTTGCTTGCTACGGCGAATGCCCAAAGAACCGTTTTGTTAAAGACAGATATGGTAATGACGGGTTAAATTATCTGTGCGAGGGGTACTATCAGTTTTATCATCACGTAATGCCCTATATGGACTTCATGAAGCGTGAGCTTATGGCAAAACGGGCGCCCGCCAATGTGATGGAATGGGTGAAATCAGGTAATCCTTAA
- a CDS encoding tRNA1(Val) (adenine(37)-N6)-methyltransferase, which yields MSNPYFRFKQFVVHHDKCAMKVGTDGVLLGAWSSVANAKSILDVGTGAGLIAMMIAQRNPCARIMAVDIDMDAVKQAKENVINSPFSGRIDVELIDFRIFAKSRQERFDLIVSNPPYFSNSFLPADSHRTTARHSVSMSLEDLLVSGKRCLNKNGVISMILPYDKISELEFLCDKYLFSMKRKTIVYPLPNVVPKRILVEITLKKTTCLEADSLTIETSRHQYTEDFTNLARSFYLYL from the coding sequence ATGAGCAATCCCTATTTTAGGTTTAAACAGTTTGTCGTGCACCATGACAAGTGCGCAATGAAAGTGGGAACAGACGGTGTTTTGCTGGGCGCATGGTCAAGCGTTGCCAATGCTAAGAGTATATTGGATGTGGGAACAGGTGCAGGCCTTATAGCAATGATGATTGCTCAGCGTAACCCGTGTGCCAGGATTATGGCTGTTGATATTGATATGGATGCAGTGAAGCAGGCAAAGGAAAATGTAATAAATTCACCTTTTTCCGGTAGAATAGATGTAGAGTTGATCGATTTCAGAATTTTTGCCAAAAGCAGGCAGGAGCGTTTTGATTTAATTGTATCCAATCCTCCCTATTTTTCAAATTCTTTTTTGCCGGCCGACTCCCACAGGACAACAGCAAGGCATTCTGTTTCAATGTCGTTGGAGGATCTGTTGGTCTCGGGAAAGAGGTGCCTTAATAAAAACGGAGTTATCTCAATGATTCTTCCTTATGACAAGATTAGCGAACTTGAATTTTTGTGTGATAAGTATCTCTTCAGCATGAAACGTAAAACTATTGTATATCCATTGCCAAACGTAGTTCCAAAAAGGATTTTAGTGGAGATAACTTTGAAAAAAACCACCTGCCTTGAAGCAGATTCACTTACAATTGAGACATCCAGGCACCAGTACACAGAGGATTTTACCAATCTTGCAAGAAGTTTTTACTTATATCTTTAG